The Bradyrhizobium sp. CCBAU 53351 genome segment TGGGCAACCACGACCATTGCTGCTCCGTTTCGATACCCTCGGCCAGCAGCGGTATTCCAAGACTCCTGGTCCTGCTCACGATGGCACGCATGATCGCGTCGGAGCGCTGGTTGGTTCCAAGCTCCGCGACGAAGGGGCGATCGACTTTGATGCGATCGAATAGGAAAGCGTGGAGGTAATCGACTGACTTGGCTTCACGAGGAATACCACGCCTATCTGCAGGCTGCTGACGAGCCGCGTCGCGGCGACCTCGATAGCCGAGGCAATCTTACGATGGCAGGGCTTCTTGATTTCTGCAAATTCTTCCTGGCCACCTGTGTTGACCAGGTCAACTTCATGGCCGGGCTTTTGGAGCCGGAAGAATTACTGAGGCGGATGGAGATTTGGACCGAGGAGGAGACGCGTGCAAAGCGCCTTCCAAAGGGTTCATGGCCTTTGCTGCGCGAAGCGGTCATGGCGGGCGAATATGCTCGGGGCCCTGCGCGCGGCCTCACCGGCTACAAAGAGCGCCAGGCGCGGGCGGTGCTCAACTCCCTTATTGAAAAGGGTTACCTCGTCTCGTCCACAACACGCTCGCCGGTGAAGCTCGGCTTCCCAACTGCGGTTGTCGATCGTTGGTTTCCAACACTGTATCAGCCAACCGCTTAGAGCCACACGCCAGCCCGCTGCAGATTCGGTCCTGTTACCGCCGCCTCAGAAATTCCGGTATCGAAGGCGGAACCCTGGGGTCAACATTGGGTGTAACCGGCATGAGCCCCCCACCTGGGCATCGCGCGAATGAGCTGCGATACAGCCTGGCATGAACTGTTTTTTGGAGGTGGGCTATGGCAGATGCCATGCATGAAGCCAGGCTTGATGCCAGGCAGGAAAGCGGCTCCTATCGTCGGATCGAGGTGATCACAGGGCAGCGTCGACGACGGCGCTGGACGGCTGAAGAGAAGGCTCGGATCGTGGCCGAGAGCTTCGAGGAAGGGGCCAATATTTCCGAGGTCGCTCGGCGCCATGGCGTTGTCCGTGGGTTGCTGACGGTGTGGCGGCGCAAGTTCGCGACGGCAGTGAGCTTTCAGGCGCCAGGCTTCGTGCCGGTCCGGATCGCTTCCGAGAGCGGTCCGGCGACGGCAGACGAGTCGGACCGGTTAGCGTGCGCGCATAAGGTGCCGCCGCAGATGGCATCGGCTCCAGGCAAGCTTGGCGGAATGATCGAGATCGAGCTGGGCGGGGCACGCATCCGGGTCGAGCCCGGAGTGGAGCTGGCGACGCTTTCGACAGTGCTATCGGCGCTTCGGGGCATCCGTTGATTGCATTACGGTCTGACCTCAAGGTGGTGCTGGCGGCACAGCCAGTCGACTTTCGCAAGTCGGTGCACACGCTGTCGGCGCTGGTGAGCGAAGCGTTGCACGCGAACCTCGTATTGCGGCGACATCTTCGTGTTCCGCAGCAAGCGCGCGGACAGAGTGAAGCTTCTGGCATGGGATGGTAGCGGCATGGTGCTGGTGACGAAGTGGCTGCACCAGGGACACTTCACCTGGCCGCCGGTCCGCGACGGCGTGGTGCATCTGAGTGCGACACAACTCGCGATGCTGCTCGACGGACTTGAGTGGACGCGTGTTTCACACAAGCCTGTGAAGCAGCCGGCCGTTGTCGGCTGAGAGGCGAAGATTTTGCTGGAGCCTGTGATGGGCGGATATATCGTTCGATCATGGCGATTCGTCCCGAAGCTCTTCCGACCGATGCAGCGGCTCTGGCCGAGATGGTGCTCGCGCTTGACGCCGAGAACGAGAAGCTACGTGTGGCGATGCAGACGCTGAAGGAGATGATCTTCGGCAAGCGCTCAGAGCGGCTGGCGGCGATCGTGGCCGAGCAGCTCGCGCTCGAACTGGACGATCTCGCGACTGGCGTCACATCACCTGCGCCAGCCAACGACGATTTGCCTGCGACGAAGCCGGCTGGGAAGCCGCGCAAGAAGGCGAGGCGCAACATCGGCGCGCTACCCAAGCATTTGCCTCGCTGCGAGCAGGTGCTCGAGCCAGACACGACAGCGTGCCCGTGCTGCCAGGGCCTTCTGCACCGGATCGGCGAGGATGTGAGCGAGGTACTGGACGTGATCCCGGCGATCCTGCGGGTACTGCGCACGATTCGTCCCAAATACGCCTGCCGCGGCTGCACCGACGGCGTGGTGCAGGCGAAGGTGCTGCCGCGTCTGATCGACAGCGGCATGGCATCGACGGCACTCGTGGCTCACGTGGTGATCTCGAAGTTCGCCTGGTATCTGCCGCTGTACCGCCAGGTGCAGATCCTGGCCGGTCAGGGCCTTCATCTCGACCGCGCGACGCTCGCCGGCTGGGTGAAGCGTGCGGCATGGTGGCTTAAGAGTCTTTATGAGCTTCAGCTGCGGACGATCCAGGCTTCGCCGCGGCTGTTCTGCGACGAGACGCCGATGCCGGTGCTCGATCCCGGACGACATCGCACTCGTATCTGCCAGTTCTGGGCGCATGCGATGGATGATCGCCCATGGGGTGGCCCATCGCCGCCGGCGGTCGCCTATGTGTTTGCGGATGGCCGCGGCACCGAGGAGATCGCCGGGCAATTGGCCGGCTTCTCCGGCATTCTGCAGGTGGATGGCTATGCCGCCTACAAAGCGCTTGCCCGCGGTCAAGGCGGGGCGATCCAGCTGGCTTTTTGTCTCGCGCATGCCCGACGCAAATTCGTCGAGGTGTACAAGACGATGCAGTCGCCGTTCGCTCACGAAGTGATCGAGCGCCTGCAAGCGGTCTACGCCATCGAGGCCGAGATCCGTGGCTTGAGCGCCGAACAGCGGCTTGCCGCCCGCCGCACCAGGTCCGCACCGCTGATGGAGGTGCTGAAGGCGCGACTGACCTCGATGCTCGACCACCTGTTCTCCCAATCGAAGCTAGTGGAGGCCATCAACTATACGCTCAATCACTGGGACGGACTGACGCTATTTCTCCGCGATGGCCGCGTCGAGGTCGACAGCAACACCGTCGAGCGTTCAATGCGCCCGATTGCGATGGGGCGCCGTAACTCATTGTTCAGCGGCAGCGAGGGCGGCGCCGAGAGCTGGGCAATCCTTGCGTCGCTGGTCAATACGGCAAAGCTCCACGAACTCGATCCGCAGGCCTATCTGGCCGATGTGCTGGAGCGCATCGTCTCCGGTCAGACCAAGAGCCACCAGCTGCACGAACTTCTCCCCTGGAACTGGAAGGCGACCCGCGAGCTCAGCGCACGGGTGGCCGCATGACCCGCCGCCGCCGTTCATCATCTTCATCATCGATGGCGGCAGCCGCGATGCCGCTCGACGAACTTGAGCCTTGGCTACAGGCTCGTGCCGAGCAGCATCCCGTCGCCACCAGTCTTCCCATGCTCGACGGCTATGTCGCCGCGATCGTGGCCGGGCCGGTGTCGATGAGTCCGCTCGACTGGATCTGTCCGCTGCTCGCCATCGACGCCGACGCATTCAACCATGGCGGCACGCCGGAGTTCGCCGCGATTTCGGCCGTCGCGCTGCGCCACAACGACATCAGTAATGTTCTTTCCACCGCACCACATCGGTTCGCACCGGTCCATGGCCGCAAGCCGAATGGCGACGTTGATGCGCGGCCGTGGTGTCAGGGATTCCATGCCGCCATGCGGTTGCGACTATCAGCCTGGGGCCCACTGCTCGACGTCAGCAACATACACCACGGCTTGCTCCTGCCCATCCTGCTGCATTGCGTCGACGATCAAGGGCGTCCACTGCTTGGACCACCAAGGAAAGGCCGCGAGACCGAGGAATTCCTGCGCAACGCCCATGCCGACATTCCGGACGTCGTCGAGGCCATGCGTCAGTACTGGATGCCGACCCGCTACGCTCGCACAGGCTGATCACTGCAGACGTGGGAGCTCATACCGGTTACCATTGGGTTGACAGTCTACACATAGTGTGTATAAATACACACTATGAAAAGCCGGGAAATTATCTCGATCCTTCAAGGGGATGGATGGTTTGAGGTGGGCCGGAAAGGCAGCCATGTGCAGTTCAAACATCCATTCAAGAAGGGTCGCGTAATTGTTCCGCACCCCGAACGGGATGTCCCACTCGGGACACTGAAGAGTATTGAAAAGCAGTCAGGTCTCAAACTGAGGTAAGCGCCATGCGTAACTATATTGGTCTTATCCATAAGGATGCCGACAGCGATTTCGGCGTCTCATTTCCAGACTTCCCCGGAGTGATCACGGCAGGCAAAAGCCTTGATGACGCTCGTGCTATGGCAGAGGAAGCCCTCACCCTTCATATCGAGGGTCTTGCTGAAGATGGAGAAGCCATTCCGGAGCCCTCTACTCTAGAGGATGTTATGGCAGATCCTGATCATCGAACTGGGGTAGCTATTTTGGTGTCGGTCAAACCCGAACAACCAAAGGCTATACGTGTGAATGTCACCCTTCCTGAGGACGTTCTGAATCAGATCGACAAATATGCTGAAGCGCACGGCTTTACGAGATCGGGCCTCCTAACTCAGGCCGCGAAGAGACTCATAGGAGAAGCAGCCTAAATCAAGGCTCTGAGTTCATTCGAAAAAGACCGCAATACGATCAGACGGACGCATTGCGGAATGGGCACCGCTATGTGGGCCGATGCGATGTTGACGCTGTTCAAAGCGACATGCCGAGACGCAGGTTGAATTCTGCCGATCGGCACGAGCGTGGTCCCCGGCACTGTTACGTTGCACCCCCGGACTCCTCGGCACTCCGAGCCTGCGCGCCTTGATCTGCGTCGACAGCACCGTGAGCCACGTTCGATGGAACGAGGCGTGGGATTGCAGTTTGATGGCGAAAGCATTTGGACGAGGTGAATTCCGGCTCCGGCAGCAATTCGGTTGCGGGGGCCGAGTTCGTTGTCAGACGGCCAGCCGTAGGCTCAACGGATAGCCAATACCGAATAAAGGCCGGCGGCGTGGACAGTGGTCGGCCAGTTGCGACGGATGCGAAGAAGGCCGCGGTTGAACATGACGCGAGCATCCATGGCCGTGGACCACCTGGACGATCCGCTTAGCTCTCGCGGCATAGTTTGCCTGCCCATAGTTCCAAATTTGCCAGTTCTAAATTTTTCATCCGCCAATACCGGCATAAGAGAACGGATTTATTTCGATGAAGCAGCCGGAGCGCCTCTTCGATTCTGAGCCGCAGCCATCTTCCGGAATTCGCTCTATGGCCCCTTGGGGCCGACCGAGATCTTGTCAGGACCGACCTCGGGACTGACGTTTGCGAGAACCGGCTCTTCGCCGAACGGGCGGTTGATGATGGCAAGCGCCTCCGAGGCGGCGTACGCGGTTGCGCGCGTAGCCGGTCCGCTCCCGTAGGATGCCCACCTCTTCCAGCTGCGCGATGCCCTGGTTGATCTGGGCGGTAGAGATGTCGAGAAGTTCGCGGAGCCGTTTCGCCGTCACGACCGGATAGTTGTGAAGCTCGTCCAGCGCCCGAAGAGCCGCAGAAACCCTTACGGAATTTCCGGCGACCCCTCCAGCGTTCGGACAACTCCGACAGCGCCTGCCGGGTGCGGATG includes the following:
- a CDS encoding type II toxin-antitoxin system HicB family antitoxin; this encodes MRNYIGLIHKDADSDFGVSFPDFPGVITAGKSLDDARAMAEEALTLHIEGLAEDGEAIPEPSTLEDVMADPDHRTGVAILVSVKPEQPKAIRVNVTLPEDVLNQIDKYAEAHGFTRSGLLTQAAKRLIGEAA
- a CDS encoding EAL domain-containing protein, which encodes MPREAKSVDYLHAFLFDRIKVDRPFVAELGTNQRSDAIMRAIVSRTRSLGIPLLAEGIETEQQWSWLPKLGCNAAQGYLIGRLKLPHAVLSHMMSGRSRRRKMGLGHSV
- a CDS encoding type II toxin-antitoxin system HicA family toxin, translated to MKSREIISILQGDGWFEVGRKGSHVQFKHPFKKGRVIVPHPERDVPLGTLKSIEKQSGLKLR
- a CDS encoding UPF0149 family protein codes for the protein MTRRRRSSSSSSMAAAAMPLDELEPWLQARAEQHPVATSLPMLDGYVAAIVAGPVSMSPLDWICPLLAIDADAFNHGGTPEFAAISAVALRHNDISNVLSTAPHRFAPVHGRKPNGDVDARPWCQGFHAAMRLRLSAWGPLLDVSNIHHGLLLPILLHCVDDQGRPLLGPPRKGRETEEFLRNAHADIPDVVEAMRQYWMPTRYARTG
- a CDS encoding IS66 family transposase; this encodes MAIRPEALPTDAAALAEMVLALDAENEKLRVAMQTLKEMIFGKRSERLAAIVAEQLALELDDLATGVTSPAPANDDLPATKPAGKPRKKARRNIGALPKHLPRCEQVLEPDTTACPCCQGLLHRIGEDVSEVLDVIPAILRVLRTIRPKYACRGCTDGVVQAKVLPRLIDSGMASTALVAHVVISKFAWYLPLYRQVQILAGQGLHLDRATLAGWVKRAAWWLKSLYELQLRTIQASPRLFCDETPMPVLDPGRHRTRICQFWAHAMDDRPWGGPSPPAVAYVFADGRGTEEIAGQLAGFSGILQVDGYAAYKALARGQGGAIQLAFCLAHARRKFVEVYKTMQSPFAHEVIERLQAVYAIEAEIRGLSAEQRLAARRTRSAPLMEVLKARLTSMLDHLFSQSKLVEAINYTLNHWDGLTLFLRDGRVEVDSNTVERSMRPIAMGRRNSLFSGSEGGAESWAILASLVNTAKLHELDPQAYLADVLERIVSGQTKSHQLHELLPWNWKATRELSARVAA
- a CDS encoding transposase; its protein translation is MADAMHEARLDARQESGSYRRIEVITGQRRRRRWTAEEKARIVAESFEEGANISEVARRHGVVRGLLTVWRRKFATAVSFQAPGFVPVRIASESGPATADESDRLACAHKVPPQMASAPGKLGGMIEIELGGARIRVEPGVELATLSTVLSALRGIR